Proteins encoded in a region of the Podarcis muralis chromosome 4, rPodMur119.hap1.1, whole genome shotgun sequence genome:
- the ARGLU1 gene encoding arginine and glutamate-rich protein 1 isoform X1: MGRSRSRSSSHSKRVKSSKHNKKNRSRSRSRSREKERARKRSKSRESKRSRRRESRSRSRSNTAPSRRDRERERERERASSPPDRIDIFGRTVSKRSSLDEKQKREEEEKKAEFERQRKIRQQEIEEKLIEEETARRVEELVAKRVEEELEKRKDEIEREVLRRVEEAKRIMEKQLLEELERQRQAELAAQKAREEEERAKREELERILEENNRKIAEAQAKLAEEQLKIVEEQRKIHEERMKLEQERQRQQKEEQKMILGKGKSRPKLSFSLKSQD, translated from the exons ATGGGCCGCTCCCGCTCGCGGAGCTCGTCGCACTCGAAGCGCGTCAAGAGCTCCAAGCACAACAAGAAGAACCGGAGCCGCTCCCGGTCCCGCTcccgggagaaggagagggcgaGGAAGCGCTCCAAGTCCCGGGAGAGCAAGCGGAGCCGGCGGAGGGAGTCCCGCTCCAGGTCCCGCTCCAACACCGCGCCGTCCAGGAGGGACcgcgagagggagagggagcgggAGAGGGCCTCCTCCCCGCCCGACCGCATCGACATCTTCGGCCGGACCGTCAGCAAGCGCAGCAGCCTGGACGAGAAGCAGAAgcgcgaggaggaggagaagaaggccgAGTTCGAGAGGCAGAGGAAAAT CCGGCAGCAAGAAATAGAAGAGAAGCTTATTGAGGAAGAGACGGCTCGAAGAGTGGAGGAACTTGTAGCAAAGCGGGTAGAAGAAGAACTGGAGAAACGGAAAGATGAGATTGAGCGGGAAGTTCTGCGCAGGGTGGAGGAGGCTAAGCGCATCATGGAAAAACAGTTGCTCGAAGAACTCGAGCGACAGCGACAAGCTGAACTTGCAGCACAAAAGGCTAGAGAG GAGGAAGAGCGTGCAAAGCGTGAGGAGCTAGAACGAATACTAGAAGAGAATAATCGAAAAATTGCAGAAGCACAAGCTAAATTG GCTGAAGAACAATTGAAAATTGTTGAAGAACAAAGAAAAATTCATGAGGAGAGGATGAAACTAGAACAAGAGAGGCAACGTCAGCAAAAGGAAGAGCAAAAAATGATCCTAGGCAAGGGAAAGTCTAGGCCGAAACTGTCATTCTCACTAAAGAGTCAGGATTAA
- the ARGLU1 gene encoding arginine and glutamate-rich protein 1 isoform X2, translating into MGRSRSRSSSHSKRVKSSKHNKKNRSRSRSRSREKERARKRSKSRESKRSRRRESRSRSRSNTAPSRRDRERERERERASSPPDRIDIFGRTVSKRSSLDEKQKREEEEKKAEFERQRKIRQQEIEEKLIEEETARRVEELVAKRVEEELEKRKDEIEREVLRRVEEAKRIMEKQLLEELERQRQAELAAQKARERKLARMAAEEHTLQDTGQDSKYSTFNAD; encoded by the exons ATGGGCCGCTCCCGCTCGCGGAGCTCGTCGCACTCGAAGCGCGTCAAGAGCTCCAAGCACAACAAGAAGAACCGGAGCCGCTCCCGGTCCCGCTcccgggagaaggagagggcgaGGAAGCGCTCCAAGTCCCGGGAGAGCAAGCGGAGCCGGCGGAGGGAGTCCCGCTCCAGGTCCCGCTCCAACACCGCGCCGTCCAGGAGGGACcgcgagagggagagggagcgggAGAGGGCCTCCTCCCCGCCCGACCGCATCGACATCTTCGGCCGGACCGTCAGCAAGCGCAGCAGCCTGGACGAGAAGCAGAAgcgcgaggaggaggagaagaaggccgAGTTCGAGAGGCAGAGGAAAAT CCGGCAGCAAGAAATAGAAGAGAAGCTTATTGAGGAAGAGACGGCTCGAAGAGTGGAGGAACTTGTAGCAAAGCGGGTAGAAGAAGAACTGGAGAAACGGAAAGATGAGATTGAGCGGGAAGTTCTGCGCAGGGTGGAGGAGGCTAAGCGCATCATGGAAAAACAGTTGCTCGAAGAACTCGAGCGACAGCGACAAGCTGAACTTGCAGCACAAAAGGCTAGAGAG AGGAAGCTGGCGCGTATGGCAGCCGAGGAGCACACTCTGCAGGACACTGGACAAGACAGTAAATATTCAACTTTTAATGCTGATTAA